The following are encoded together in the Microtus pennsylvanicus isolate mMicPen1 chromosome 8, mMicPen1.hap1, whole genome shotgun sequence genome:
- the LOC142856566 gene encoding uncharacterized protein LOC142856566 isoform X1, with protein MGKLENHDTDTVTYDDVHVDFTGEEWALLDPSQKNLYKDVMLETYMNLTAIGMKEVILERNFLNAITVVKPLHITVISKQIKEHIAERKAMNIINVVKPLHVTIIFKYIKEHILERNPMSVINVVKPFRVTVISKCIKEHILERNPMSVINVVKPLHKSVISKCIKEHILERNPMSVINVVKPFRVTVISKCIKEHILERNPMNVINVVKPLHKSVISKCIKEHILERNPMSVINVVKPLHNTVISKRIKEHILERNPMSASNVVRPLHITVIFKTIKEHILERNPMSAINVVKPLDIIRISKYIKEHILERNPMNVINVVKPLHVTIISKYIKEHILEKNPMNVINVVKPLYISVVFKNISKNHTVKKLSKCSRCNKVLRVMVVFIQVKS; from the exons GATACAGTGACTTATGATGACGTGCATGTTGACTTCACTGGGGAAGAGTgggctttgctggatccttcccagaagaatctctacaaagatgtgatgctggagacctacatgAACCTCACTGCTATAG GCATGAAAGAAGTGATATTGGAGAGAAACTTTCTGAATGCAATCACGGTGGTAAAACCTTTGCACATCACAGTCAtctccaaacaaataaaagaacacatagcGGAGAGAAAAGCTATGAAtataatcaatgtggtaaagcctttgcatgtcacaataatcttcaagtacataaaagaacacatcctggagagaaaccctatgagtgtaatcaatgtggtaaagccttttcgcGTCACAGTCATCtccaaatgcataaaagaacacatcctggagagaaaccctatgagtgtaatcaatgtggtaaagcctttgcacaaatCAGTCATCtccaaatgcataaaagaacacatactggagagaaaccctatgagtgtaatcaatgtggtaaagccttttcgcGTCACAGTCATCtccaaatgcataaaagaacacatactggagagaaaccctatgaatgtaatcaatgtggtaaagcctttgcacaaatCAGTCATCtccaaatgcataaaagaacacatactggagagaaaccctatgagtgtaatcaatgtggtaaagcctttgcacaacaCAGTCATCTCCAAacgcataaaagaacacatactggagagaaaccctatgagtgCAAGcaatgtggtaaggcctttgcacatcacagtcatcttcaaaaccataaaagaacacatactggagagaaaccctatgagtgcaatcaatgtggtaaagcctttggaTATCATAAGAATCTCCAAGTACatcaaagaacacatactggagagaaaccctatgaatgtaatcaatgtggtaaagcctttgcatgtcactaTAATCTCCAAGTACatcaaagaacacatactggagaaaaaccctatgaatgtaatcaatgtggtaaagcctttgtataTTTCGGTAGTCTtcaaaaacataagcaaaaatcATACTGTAAAGAAGCTCTCTAAATGTAGTCGGTGTAACAAAGTTTTGCGAGTTATGGTAGTCTTTATACAAGTAAAGTCTTAG
- the LOC142856566 gene encoding uncharacterized protein LOC142856566 isoform X2: MKGMKEVILERNFLNAITVVKPLHITVISKQIKEHIAERKAMNIINVVKPLHVTIIFKYIKEHILERNPMSVINVVKPFRVTVISKCIKEHILERNPMSVINVVKPLHKSVISKCIKEHILERNPMSVINVVKPFRVTVISKCIKEHILERNPMNVINVVKPLHKSVISKCIKEHILERNPMSVINVVKPLHNTVISKRIKEHILERNPMSASNVVRPLHITVIFKTIKEHILERNPMSAINVVKPLDIIRISKYIKEHILERNPMNVINVVKPLHVTIISKYIKEHILEKNPMNVINVVKPLYISVVFKNISKNHTVKKLSKCSRCNKVLRVMVVFIQVKS; the protein is encoded by the exons atgaaag GCATGAAAGAAGTGATATTGGAGAGAAACTTTCTGAATGCAATCACGGTGGTAAAACCTTTGCACATCACAGTCAtctccaaacaaataaaagaacacatagcGGAGAGAAAAGCTATGAAtataatcaatgtggtaaagcctttgcatgtcacaataatcttcaagtacataaaagaacacatcctggagagaaaccctatgagtgtaatcaatgtggtaaagccttttcgcGTCACAGTCATCtccaaatgcataaaagaacacatcctggagagaaaccctatgagtgtaatcaatgtggtaaagcctttgcacaaatCAGTCATCtccaaatgcataaaagaacacatactggagagaaaccctatgagtgtaatcaatgtggtaaagccttttcgcGTCACAGTCATCtccaaatgcataaaagaacacatactggagagaaaccctatgaatgtaatcaatgtggtaaagcctttgcacaaatCAGTCATCtccaaatgcataaaagaacacatactggagagaaaccctatgagtgtaatcaatgtggtaaagcctttgcacaacaCAGTCATCTCCAAacgcataaaagaacacatactggagagaaaccctatgagtgCAAGcaatgtggtaaggcctttgcacatcacagtcatcttcaaaaccataaaagaacacatactggagagaaaccctatgagtgcaatcaatgtggtaaagcctttggaTATCATAAGAATCTCCAAGTACatcaaagaacacatactggagagaaaccctatgaatgtaatcaatgtggtaaagcctttgcatgtcactaTAATCTCCAAGTACatcaaagaacacatactggagaaaaaccctatgaatgtaatcaatgtggtaaagcctttgtataTTTCGGTAGTCTtcaaaaacataagcaaaaatcATACTGTAAAGAAGCTCTCTAAATGTAGTCGGTGTAACAAAGTTTTGCGAGTTATGGTAGTCTTTATACAAGTAAAGTCTTAG